One genomic segment of Lysobacter sp. 5GHs7-4 includes these proteins:
- a CDS encoding phage baseplate assembly protein V, producing the protein MNAIHRHAERWYGKYSGTVTANEDDDQQGCVMVTVPSIFGAELAVKARPCFPYGHFFVPPVGAKVWVEFEGGDPEFPIWVGTWYPKTATPQESRVSPPDNRVIQTASGHTIELNDTDDKARVVIRHKDNSFLAIDDKGSVVVSNKSGSTLYLNADKGEASLMSEQGHVLAMNADGVVLMNKDGASLDLTGDTVRITAANILLEGTTVSVGSGASEPTLLAKQFDILWKQFMFHTHPSAMGPTGPATPPALLVPQQHFSASVLVK; encoded by the coding sequence ATGAACGCCATTCACCGCCACGCCGAACGCTGGTACGGCAAGTACAGCGGCACCGTCACCGCCAACGAAGACGACGACCAGCAAGGCTGCGTCATGGTCACGGTGCCCAGCATTTTCGGCGCCGAACTGGCGGTCAAGGCGCGGCCCTGCTTCCCGTACGGCCACTTCTTCGTGCCGCCGGTGGGGGCCAAGGTGTGGGTCGAGTTCGAAGGCGGCGACCCCGAGTTTCCGATCTGGGTCGGCACCTGGTACCCGAAGACGGCGACGCCGCAGGAGAGCCGCGTGTCGCCGCCGGACAACCGCGTGATCCAGACCGCCAGCGGCCACACCATCGAGCTCAACGACACCGACGACAAAGCGCGCGTGGTGATCCGCCACAAGGACAACTCCTTCCTCGCCATCGACGACAAGGGCAGCGTGGTGGTGTCCAACAAGAGCGGTTCGACGCTCTACCTCAACGCCGACAAGGGCGAGGCCTCGCTGATGTCCGAGCAGGGCCACGTGCTGGCGATGAACGCCGACGGCGTGGTGCTGATGAACAAGGACGGCGCCAGCCTCGACCTCACCGGCGACACCGTGCGCATCACCGCCGCCAACATCCTGCTGGAAGGCACCACGGTGTCGGTGGGCAGCGGCGCCAGCGAACCGACCTTGCTGGCCAAGCAGTTCGACATCCTGTGGAAGCAGTTCATGTTCCACACCCACCCTTCGGCGATGGGCCCGACCGGTCCGGCCACGCCGCCGGCCTTGCTGGTGCCGCAGCAGCACTTCAGCGCTTCGGTGCTGGTGAAGTGA
- a CDS encoding GPW/gp25 family protein, which yields MDNVMGFAFPFALSDGGVQRANGQDKIRQNIRALLATRFGERVMLREYGTRIHSLVHDPNDEVMATLVKRQLQECLLAWEPRVLVTNVSFERREAELYVRLDYTHTSEPSTDSLLVPLA from the coding sequence ATGGACAACGTCATGGGTTTCGCTTTTCCTTTCGCCCTGAGCGATGGCGGCGTGCAGCGCGCCAACGGCCAGGACAAGATCCGCCAGAACATCCGCGCGCTGCTGGCCACGCGTTTCGGCGAGCGCGTGATGTTGCGCGAATACGGCACCCGCATCCATTCGCTGGTGCACGACCCCAACGACGAGGTCATGGCCACCCTGGTCAAGCGCCAGTTGCAGGAATGCCTGCTGGCCTGGGAACCGCGCGTGCTGGTCACCAACGTTTCCTTCGAACGCCGCGAGGCCGAGCTGTACGTGCGCCTCGACTACACCCACACCAGCGAACCCAGCACGGATTCCCTGCTGGTTCCGCTGGCCTGA
- a CDS encoding baseplate J/gp47 family protein has protein sequence MAVTDPSPPAIDYTNKDYASLRRAMLDLARLRLPEWTDHTPSDLGVVLTDMVAYVGDVILYYQDRIASELFPGTARERRSVLQLLRLVGYDPTPPLPARADLLLTFSVPVGPAVIVIPSGAQFIASQPSDDPPTFEYLGPALSIDLHSDQVLPGAVAGQAQFVLPVSHSRSLPPTLLGSSSGEPNQSFRLPHKPPILESLIVEVDEGAGWVRWDRRDNFLYSTGPDGRTLLSTRDSRDYICQFDENDACSILFGDNVFGRVPPRGTNNVRATCRVGGGVRANVGANTITRAVTVLPNLLAVTNPAPAAGGSEAESSEIAVRNGPMVYRSGRRAVTPDDCVALAHHAGGVAKARARSRNWNQIDLIVAPQGDSWRPVPEALRTALLAYFEDKRMAGTQLRVLDASPAPVAIAMTVRYDARYQADPLRQQIADTVARYLAYDAVDFGQALYPSDLFALIEAIPGVLSLDIYRFNRADQPASTLDEDLRRYDLPSMAELPDFIRNALISRSAVASRVDVGPYELPVLSQLELSLQIG, from the coding sequence ATGGCCGTCACCGATCCCTCGCCCCCGGCGATCGACTACACCAACAAGGACTACGCATCGCTGCGTCGCGCCATGCTCGACCTGGCGCGCCTGCGCCTGCCGGAATGGACCGACCACACGCCGTCCGACCTGGGCGTGGTGCTCACCGACATGGTCGCCTATGTCGGCGACGTGATCCTGTACTACCAGGACCGCATCGCCAGCGAACTGTTTCCGGGCACCGCGCGCGAACGCCGCAGCGTGCTGCAGCTGCTGCGTCTGGTCGGCTACGACCCGACGCCGCCGCTGCCGGCGCGCGCCGATCTGCTGCTGACCTTCTCGGTGCCGGTGGGCCCGGCGGTGATCGTGATCCCCAGCGGCGCGCAGTTCATCGCCAGCCAGCCCAGCGACGATCCGCCGACCTTCGAATACCTCGGCCCGGCGCTGTCGATCGATCTGCACTCGGATCAGGTGCTGCCCGGCGCGGTCGCGGGCCAGGCCCAGTTCGTGCTGCCGGTGTCGCACAGCCGCAGCCTGCCGCCGACCTTGCTGGGCTCGTCCAGCGGCGAGCCCAACCAGAGCTTCCGCCTGCCGCACAAGCCGCCGATCCTGGAAAGCCTGATCGTCGAAGTCGACGAAGGCGCGGGCTGGGTGCGTTGGGACCGGCGCGACAACTTCCTCTACAGCACCGGCCCCGACGGCCGCACCCTGCTGTCCACGCGCGACTCGCGCGACTACATCTGCCAGTTCGACGAGAACGACGCCTGCAGCATCTTGTTCGGCGACAACGTGTTCGGACGCGTGCCGCCGCGCGGAACCAACAACGTGCGCGCCACCTGCCGTGTCGGCGGCGGCGTGCGCGCAAACGTCGGCGCCAACACCATCACCCGCGCGGTGACGGTGCTGCCCAACCTGCTGGCGGTGACCAACCCGGCCCCGGCCGCGGGCGGCAGCGAGGCGGAGAGCAGCGAGATCGCGGTGCGCAACGGGCCCATGGTCTACCGCAGCGGCCGCCGCGCGGTCACGCCCGACGACTGCGTCGCGCTGGCCCATCACGCCGGCGGCGTGGCCAAGGCGCGCGCGCGCAGCCGCAACTGGAACCAGATCGACTTGATCGTCGCCCCGCAGGGCGACAGCTGGCGGCCGGTGCCCGAAGCGCTGCGCACCGCCTTGCTGGCCTACTTCGAGGACAAGCGCATGGCCGGCACGCAGCTGCGCGTGCTCGACGCCAGCCCGGCACCGGTGGCGATCGCCATGACGGTGCGCTACGACGCGCGCTACCAGGCCGATCCGCTGCGCCAGCAGATCGCCGACACCGTCGCGCGCTACCTCGCCTACGACGCCGTCGACTTTGGCCAGGCGCTGTACCCCAGCGATCTGTTCGCGCTGATCGAAGCCATACCCGGCGTGCTGTCGCTGGACATCTACCGCTTCAACCGCGCCGACCAGCCGGCCTCCACCCTGGACGAGGACCTGCGCCGTTACGACCTGCCGTCGATGGCCGAGCTGCCCGACTTCATCCGCAACGCGCTGATCTCGCGCAGCGCGGTCGCCAGCCGCGTCGATGTCGGTCCTTACGAGCTGCCGGTGCTGTCGCAGCTCGAACTCAGCCTGCAGATAGGTTGA
- a CDS encoding DUF6519 domain-containing protein, with the protein MAIISPNTFDPIRRYVSVRLAQGVPLADADWNEGDDMRRYELRAFLRWFVGDGVPVGNDGFRIAAINSATSFTIVGGGGPQPLQAGRMLVDGLEAFITADVGFSAQPLHASQGGAAALAASWGVPVIAALPAPPVAPATRTLTVYLDVWERLVTLAEDPALVLPGLGTETCSRLRREWAVRVRTGAAPPVNGDPDFIAGHSYSALATITQTSAGIIDAAAVVDRRRRGISLPSQMDFNQVLSDTFGGGYAVNGSGVPQLPYPMRDVINAMLRERPAAVGPTTVLNAGPYNTPTAVIDSTGVPWVFWVRVAGPNRFLSFSRRIAGVWTAAADAFQFTGVLSVSSLAAAAQSNGTIRVFYSALSGNNRIFSRAFTGVWGAEELVDSIDQNSRVSAVTDTTGTIIAVWQRDTAGVLTAQSVRYPLGGAAGAVTNAGTMVRPGDHAITIDPTGAPQLVYVQEPNPIGPNWAVFTKRYIAGVWEANFTDSTLTVPVTTFIDLAVGYTADSSLWLFYSTVSTPGFSTLRARRLVLGVTETRELLPPQQTARFPSLAVDAAGNAGLYIQNGALLQQVGLVQHI; encoded by the coding sequence ATGGCCATCATTTCGCCCAACACTTTCGATCCGATCCGCCGCTACGTCAGCGTGCGCCTGGCCCAGGGCGTGCCCCTGGCCGACGCCGACTGGAACGAAGGCGACGACATGCGCCGCTACGAGCTGCGCGCCTTCCTACGCTGGTTCGTCGGCGACGGCGTGCCGGTCGGCAACGACGGCTTCCGCATCGCCGCGATCAACTCCGCGACCAGCTTCACCATCGTCGGCGGCGGCGGCCCGCAACCGCTGCAGGCCGGCCGCATGCTGGTCGACGGCCTGGAGGCGTTCATCACCGCCGACGTCGGCTTCAGCGCGCAGCCGCTGCACGCCAGCCAGGGCGGCGCCGCCGCGTTGGCCGCGAGCTGGGGCGTGCCGGTGATCGCGGCGTTGCCGGCGCCGCCGGTCGCGCCGGCCACGCGCACGCTCACCGTCTATCTCGACGTCTGGGAACGCCTGGTCACGCTGGCCGAGGATCCCGCGCTGGTGCTGCCGGGCCTGGGCACCGAGACCTGCTCGCGCCTGCGCCGCGAATGGGCGGTGCGCGTGCGCACCGGCGCCGCGCCGCCGGTCAACGGCGATCCGGACTTCATCGCCGGCCACAGCTATTCCGCGCTGGCCACGATCACCCAGACCTCGGCCGGCATCATCGACGCCGCCGCCGTGGTCGACCGCCGCCGCCGCGGCATCTCGCTGCCGTCGCAAATGGATTTCAACCAGGTCCTGTCCGACACCTTCGGCGGCGGCTACGCGGTCAACGGCAGCGGCGTGCCGCAGCTGCCGTATCCGATGCGCGACGTGATCAACGCGATGCTGCGCGAACGGCCAGCCGCGGTCGGTCCGACCACGGTGCTCAACGCCGGCCCCTACAACACGCCCACCGCGGTGATCGATTCCACCGGCGTGCCCTGGGTGTTCTGGGTGCGCGTGGCCGGACCCAACCGCTTCCTGTCCTTCAGCCGCCGCATCGCCGGCGTGTGGACCGCGGCCGCCGATGCGTTCCAGTTCACCGGCGTGCTCAGCGTCAGCAGCCTGGCCGCGGCCGCGCAGTCCAACGGCACCATCCGGGTGTTCTACTCCGCGCTGTCGGGCAACAACCGCATCTTCAGCCGCGCCTTCACCGGCGTGTGGGGCGCGGAGGAGCTGGTCGATTCGATCGATCAGAACAGCCGCGTCAGCGCGGTCACCGATACCACCGGCACCATCATCGCCGTCTGGCAGCGCGACACCGCCGGCGTGCTCACCGCGCAGAGCGTGCGCTATCCGCTGGGCGGCGCCGCCGGTGCGGTCACCAACGCCGGCACCATGGTGCGTCCGGGCGATCACGCGATCACCATCGATCCCACTGGCGCGCCGCAACTGGTGTACGTGCAGGAGCCCAATCCGATCGGGCCGAACTGGGCGGTATTCACCAAGCGCTACATCGCCGGCGTCTGGGAAGCCAACTTCACCGACAGCACCCTGACCGTGCCGGTCACCACCTTCATCGACCTGGCCGTGGGCTACACCGCCGACAGTTCGCTGTGGTTGTTCTATTCCACCGTCAGCACGCCCGGCTTCAGCACACTGCGCGCGCGCAGGCTGGTGCTGGGCGTGACCGAAACCCGCGAACTGCTGCCGCCGCAGCAGACCGCGCGCTTCCCCAGCCTCGCGGTCGACGCGGCCGGCAACGCCGGCCTCTACATCCAAAACGGCGCCCTGCTGCAGCAGGTCGGCCTGGTCCAGCACATCTGA